The Hevea brasiliensis isolate MT/VB/25A 57/8 chromosome 9, ASM3005281v1, whole genome shotgun sequence nucleotide sequence ACTTCGTTTTGTTTTAAGGGAGGATAACTTATAtttttataagttttttttttttttaaaaaaaaaattgttaatgtTCATTTGATGTTTTATTATCTGAAAATCTGTAATCTTAtttagttgaaagaaaaattctgGGATGAAATTCTTTCAATGAAAGTTATCCTTTTATTattgattttttctttttcaaatttGAAGCTAGTTTACATTGGTAGACTAAAATTAGCTCCTGTTACATACAAGATACTTTGGGATTTTCTCAATCTCAATACTTAATCGCTTAAGATTAATTTGATAAATTTAcggcaggaaaaaaaaaaaatttgaaaatgtaTTTGTACGTGCAAATGCAATTGTTGGAaaagaaattttaatttgatGATAATTTGATTTGAGGGCTAGATTTCGAAAAAAGCAGGTAGGAACCTGAGTTCTGTACAAATTGGGTCTAGGTTGGGCACATTATAAATCAGACTCAGCATTGCATCATGGGTATATTCTCATTCTGGACTGCAGTGGCTTTGTATCAGTAGGTTACTAGGTTTGCTGTTTGATTGAAACGGCGGACATTTCATCTAGTCCACGCTGCTGATCAAGTTAAAAGTACAAGCCAGTGGAGGGAAAAATATAGCCTGGGCACATGATACCCTTGGATGGACTGGCTTTTACTAATATGCGGTAATGTTGCTTGTTTTGCTTATCTGTCAATTTAATAATCGAAGGTGGGGTTTATTGTTCCTCTCCTCTGGTTTTACATTGCTCTCTTTTTTCTGGGAAAGGGATTGCAAGAGAGGGTTAGATCTGAGCTCATGTCGGTGACGGTGAGCATCATACTTTTCTCTAGAagcattaaaattttaatttttgaagaaATTAATGTAATGAAATTTGTCAACAAAGTGTCCCGGTGATGATAGACTTCTGCTGTGGTTTTAGGTTAATTAGTGACatatatgaattttaatttaaattttattgtccTATCCATTAAGATACTGTaattttttaatgtatttttttttatttaataaaaatttaatgatgaAGTATGAGTTATACAACGGGAAATAGATATTTCCCGATGATAGATAAAACATTTCTTTTAGTGTAAGAGTAATTAGTGcatacataattttttttaatttatattttattgtctAACCTTGAAAATACTAtaatttttaactttaatttcttTCCTATTTATTATATAACAGTAGGGAGCCATCACTTTACTTCTTATATACTTAGAGGATATTTAGTATAAGGGTGTTTAACAAGTGGTAATTTTTACTTTCgtaacttttaatttatttttaatattgcttagatatttaaaaaaataaattaattttttatctcaTTAATATTAATACTTTTATAAGGGATTAAATATTAACTTTGAGTCTAGGTTAATTTTTAAAGATTAAAATTTACAAGTTAACATttaactttaaaatttttaaccttaaatcaaacacatctttaaaaaataataataaaaaataaataaaaaaccaACCAAACTACCACTACCAACGACTTTGGTAATTTTATCATATGCATATTTGccatttatataatatttctATGAAAATGTGAGATTGTTGGCGTCTCTCTCATTTCATACAAAAGAACTTATGAATTTTGTTTATCAAATTtgttgaatttaaataaaaatattatgtatGTTCCATACCaaattgaattttatttataatatgaaaaatttaaaCCAATTTGATTTAAATCGATTTCCAaaatatctaaaaaaataaatgaatcaattattattattattattattattattattattattattattattattatgggttTCTCCATTTGTGAAAAACTGATGGGCATCATTTTTGAGTGAAAAAGTAAGTCTAACAACAACAAAAGTATGCCGGTGTGAAAAGGGGAAATGGCAATTTTTAGCAAATTGGGACAAAGTTAATTTTTAGGCAACAAATCCCACACCCAGCTATGAGATTTTTTGAACAATAAGGCAGAAACTTTGGAGACAGATTGACATGCTTCCATTGCAagtcttttaaaaaaaattataaatactcTTATTTACATATAATTTGTGAGACAGATTGTGATCAATAAAAATTTGGTAAATGTTTTTCTCCTTATTTTCACTCTTATGTATGAAGTGTGCTTCTATTTAAGTTTCATGCTGCGTCAGAtggtatcaaagtaggaaaattgcCCCAATTGAGATAACTTACCTTGACAGAGGTGGCAATTATAATGGTTCTTGCAATGATGATCGATAAACTAGAGCCCTTTACTATAAGGACAAAATGTTGCAATAATGGGTGCGATGTTCGGAGCAATGGATGGATCTTAGATTTGAGTATATCAAGAGACGCCTCAAAGAAATTGCATACCGTCTTGATGCATTAGGAATCAAAACAAACaggaattgagttgacaaaagaaGTCCAAGAGATGGTGTAGCTTATGGCAACCCTATTtatcaaccaattttctgcacGTAGGCAATATGTCTACTATGATGATTCAGAAGAGGAAGATGACTATGAACCAATCAAGTTTAATAGACATCAATGGTATGGTGGTGATAGGAGAAGAAGCGTGGATTATTTTGATATTCCTAATTTCTATGGGGATCTCAATGTAGAGAAATTTTTAGATTGAATTGCGAATGTAGATAGATTCTTCGACCACGTAGATATAGCACCTGAACAACGAGTCCAATTGATGGCTTGTCAATTGAAAGGTGGTGCTTCTGCTTGGTGGGAATGGCTATAatataaaaagaagaaaaaaggaaaagggCCAATCTGTACATAGTTTATAATAAAGTATTTGTTGGAACAAAAATTTTTGCCTTTAGATTATGAGCATAATTTTTTCTAACAAAAATTTTACCAAGAGGAGGTCCAAAGCAAAGCCTTTCTTGATTGTAAAACAAGAAAGTGAAGAACAAAATGAGCTTCAAGATTCAACAATGCAACTTGAAGTGGATGAGCCTAAATTTGAAGAATTGGAACCTGAAACTTTAATTGAACTACCTTTTGTTATGATTGAAGATAAAGACTTTCAAGAATGTGTTATTGGAAACAACAAAAATCATGCCATGAAAATTTCAATGGTACTTGAGGAAAAATAATCCATGGATAAAATAGTGGAAATCAAAGAAACTCAAATCTTGAAGTTAATGAAGTTGAAGATTTATCTAACTTTTTAATTACAATGGTTTCTATTGATTCTATTTGTTCAGGTATTCTCATAGATACAAAGAAAAATATGATCCTGAATTCCACTTTGTTCATGTCAATCTTATTGATTCCATCCTTGAAAGTTATATGGTGTACATCTCTAATGAagattttcattttatttcacTTTAAATTATGGAGGATTTATTCCAAGTGGGGGAGAATGGTGATAGAGTTGTTTATGGCTGTATTTTTGGATCATTGCCAATTATTTCAACTCTAGGATGAGTTTTCTTTTTTTCAAGTAGAGAAGTATGATGCAAGCATTTTTGGATGAAGAAGTAAGTCAAACAATAATGAAAGAATGCTAgtgtaaaaaaggaaaaaagtagCATTTTTAGTAAGTTTACTCAAAGTTGATTTTTAGGCATCAAATCCCATGCCCAGTTATGAGATTTTTCACACCCATTCGGGAGATTTTCTGGACAACAAGATAGAAAaggttttttaattaattttattctcaaCATTCCTAATttacttaggatatcttgtgaaGATTTCTAGCAGTGGTAGAAATTATATTAGAATTAATTAGAAAGTTTtctattatatttataaattattaatatttttctaatttatttaaaatttaaatttttttctattttatttagaaatttttattgtattttaatttaTCTAAAATTCCTATTTTAACAGTTTCATATTCCTATTAGGTTTAGGGGTCTAAACAAATTATAAATACTctcatttatatataatttaggagATAAACTGTgatcaataaatttttttttttatttttactattGTATATGAAGAGTGTTTCTATTTGAGTTTTATGCTGCGTCAAAAACTAATAAATAATTACTcaataaattaataactaaaaataaataatttttttttgaataattAGTGTTATAACTTATTGAGACCCATTGACGCTGCTATCTTTTTATTGTTCTTTGAGCAATAAAATATTTAAGAGTAAATAATAAGTTAGTCTCTTGTatgtattaaaatttataatttaattttttatttttaatctaaaataatttagtttctcaattatttttctatcaaCAAAAATTTCTTTATCCAAAATTAGTTTTAAAAATACCCtttacttttaatttaaaataactaaattaaattttttttattaataaaatagttcatattaataaaatagttcatatatctaaattttacatttcaataatatatatatatatatatatatataaatatatcatttaatttatacatatattatgataaaaatataataaatatatatttttattaaaatgtttcctattgtgcCAAAATATTTATACCATAttgttaatgtattttgtatctattttttataatttataaactcATTAAATATATGTGTGGATGTAATATGGTACATTTAAAATTAAGATGATTAAgataattttatcataatttataataacttaTTCGtaaaattgtgaaaaaataaaataaaattattttaaactatgtaattttaaatatttcttaccacactaacatataaattataaatacaaACATGAAATGCGTTCACATTATGAtgtgaatattttgaataattcAATACACTACACATAGAAAATATCTCagcaaaaaatttatatttactaTATTTtagacataatatatatatatatatatatatatatatatatatatatatatatactagtttaattaaaatatataataattcaaatataaaatattttaattagttaGATATAAAATTTATGTGCGTGGACTATTTTGTAAATAAAGTAAAATTTCAAATCTTATTTATTATATTGtagatattttaattatttttgttataatgacaaattgacaaatttagatAGGGTACTcatttattgataaaaaaaaataaattgtttcaaattaaaattaataaataaagaaataattataatttttgagaaacttgaaaaattaacttataatttatcTAATTTTTAAGGACGTAATTAAACTCCTGTAAAGCATAATCTTATAGGACTTTTTTATTGTGAAATAATTACagaatttcacaactcaaaatatgaaCAAAGTTGTCAATTGGTAGAGTAGGCTGCGATGCGAGTGCTCAATTCAAATCTTAATTAAAGTCGATTATGAtaaaaatctatatatatatatatatatatatatatattaacaaagTTGAGGTAAAAGAAAGGAATACGTACTGTTTTCTCCTAAAGCTTCATATTGTGCCCAAATGGCAACCATTTTAGCACATTTAAtcatcattagaatctaaactttctaatcttcaatttccacaaatttCTACACTGAAAACCCTAACATTCCTTCAAAATTTTAGCCCCAAATCCAACCAAAAAACACATCCTCCATGCTTGCCTTTGATAAAGAAAACCAAAAAAATAAAACTATGTACTTTCCTATCCGCCATACCATTTACGCACCATGAAAATTGCGTAACAATCAACGATATGATTCATCTCCACGTGTACATTCTAGATCTTTCCTTGCATACGTTAGCAATCTGAAACTCATCAAATCAACCAATCACAACGCCCTCTAACAGATCATTCCCTCCCTATAAATAAAGCAACTGGTCCTTGATGTTCGAGCGGCTTAGGTGAAGCAATTCtgagatctctctctctctctttctttgttCTGTATTTGTGATTAGAAATGGTTGATGATAAAGAACCTGAAGTTGCTGCTGCTGCCGTTGAGGAGGCGCCTGCTACGGAAGAGGAGACCAAGCCGACTGAGAAGCCGGTGAAGGAGAAGAAACCCAGGGTTCCTAAGGAGAAGAAGCCGAAACAACCCAAAACTGCTTCTCATCCTCCATATTTTCAGGTATGTCATATGTTTTGGTTAACTTATTTTTACGGAGTTGTAGAGAATCTTAGTCTATGTCTTAAATCCTTTTAATTTTGTGGATTACCCAGATGATCAAGGAGGCTCTGTTGGCGTTGAACGAGAAGAGTGGTGGATCAAGTCCATACGCCATAGCTAAGTACATGGAAGAGAAGCACAAGGCAGTGCTTCCTgcaaattttaagaaaattctAGCTTTACAATTGAAGAACGCGACTTCCAGAGGTAAACTGATAAAGATCAAAGCCTCTTATAAGCTCTCAGAGGCAGGCAAGAAGGAGAAGAGCACAGGAAAGATGCCAAAGGCAAAGGGTAAAGCAGAGAAGAAAGCTAAAGAAACCAATACAAAAGCTACTACTACCCCCACTAGAAAGACAAGGTCTGTGAACAAAAGTGAAGCTGCAAAGAAGCCTGCAGCGAAGAGAGTGGGAACAAAGAAGGCAAAGAAATCAACCCCTGCGAAACCGAAACAGCCCAAGTCAATCAAATCTCCTACCGCCAAGAGAATGAAGAAAACTGCAGGTGCTACTGCTTCTTAGATGTAAAAGATTAGGAAGTGGTGATATAATAATGTTGGGGGGCTTGCATGCGTCATCTGTAAGTAAGGGATAAGTGGGGGTGTGATTGTATATCTGCAAAAATTATGGTTAATGGAACTCAGTTTTGGTTTGGTTTGTTTTGATTGATCGGTCTCTTACTCCCtgcacaaaaattaagaatgatCGATGTTTGCCACCGTCCGCTGGTGACGCTAACAGCCTTGGACTCTTTGGCATTGGGGAATAGGGATGGCATTGGCGAATGTTCTGGACATTGGGTGGGGACGAAGTTTGGTTATGCCACGTGGACCCTATTGCACCCATATGTGGCTCTTAACCCTATGTTTACATGTGTTTACTTTATGGATTAAAATTTGTGAAATtagttaaatattttaaataaaattaattattagtcaAGTAATGCTGACGAATTTATAAATTGTCTAGTAAAGACATGAGACACGTTTATATTGTTTATAAtattatataggtattttaatataattatttaaaacaattaaaacaCGAACAAAATTAACATATCGATAGAAATGTGTTTTTATTGTATTGTAAATATAATGTATataattattcaaattaaattataagatACAACTATATTCAATATAATTGTAGTTTTAATTTATTACAATAATAATATGATATGTTTAAATATATGAATGATAATTGAGttggaagaaagaaaataatataaattcaAGCGAGTAATCAAGAATATGAAAGTCTTAACACTATTATTTTATGAATGAAGGACGATACTTTGATTATATTAAATATGAGTGGTTATTATTCTAAATAgtaaattttatgtttattttcaagTTTATGTATTTACAATATGATAGTGGCGTATAAGTAAATACTAAATAGGGTTGAAAATACAGTTGCCTTAAAAGTTAGTTTCTTGCTTCCACGACGTCGTTTCATTTGATCAATCCCCCGCTTATAAAAGCCAACTTCCCACCATCTTCGATATCATTCGCCACAGTCGAAATACAAAATACAGAGACCTGTTGTTCTCTAGTTATTCAAAGAAATTACAAACCCTAGGAAgatcaattttcagtattttcattCTGATATACTTGAATCTTTGCCCAGTTGTTATCTAATTATTCATAATTTGATTTGGCCTTAATTTTGTGGTTTACATTTTTTAGGTGAAAAATAGCACGTACCAGACAAACCGCTTGCAAATCTACTGGTGGGAAGCAACTTGCTACCAATTATGAAAGAATATTTGTGAACAATTTGTTTGTGGCATATTGTGAGTTATCTTAGTAAACACCTGTGCAATTTTCTTCTTGAGCTCCCCTTTTCTCACTAATGGGGGGCCGCAAAAAAAAACCAAGCCACTCTGTTTCAGGTGTAACTAAATATGTGATCCTTCTAGACACTAAATATTGTAAGCTCCTTTAAAATTATGCATGTATGAGGTGCAACTGAATTTGTCATGGAGTGGCTGTTTAAAACTTTTAGCAACCAGTGTTATCTATTAAGAGTGTAAAGTATATATTATAGTTTAAAGTTTCAATAGTAGATGAAAGAAGAATGGAGTCGGCAATAGGGCAGAGTCCAAGTGAAGAGGAAAAGAAAGCTTGAGCTGAACTGAAGTGAGAAAGTGAAAGTGTGCAGCGCAGTTAAAAGAGTGGCGTATGTGTTTCCGCGCGTAATCATTAGTTTAGAAGTTTTGGCAGTTAGCTGACGTGGCAAGCTTATTGCAATACTAGTTTGTATTTTCCTTCTCTCCCATGTAGAGATATCTGGATTGGGTCTCATCTTTATCTCTAAACCGACCCAATCCAACATTATGCTTATCTCTAAATCAACCCAATCCAAcataaattatgatttaaacCAACCCAACAGTAAGAATTTATTGGATTGAGTCGATTCGGTGAATTTTACCTGTGCACTGAACACGAATGGTAGCTCTTCAATGGTTGACTAAACAATTTTTTGAGATAATTTAACTATTATTTTTGTATTAAAATAATAGTAAaaactatatttaaaatatactaaaaataataatagtaaaaaaTTAATTCACCATGCATGatgtttaaattatatattaatatgatagttaaattttaaaataataaacaatcatAAGGTTTAAgaaagtatttaaatattttcCAGCGGTTTCTTCGATACCAAACAGAAGTTAATGCCTTTCAATATAtgtaaagaaacaaaaaaaacaagagacttaaaaataaaaagttttcTCATGAAacaaacaaataaaaatgaaaccCTCTCCCCACCTCCACAAAAAAGCCTCTAGAGGACCCAAACAGTACTTTAATCCATTCCATACAGAATGAGCTAGAAAAATAATCACAATGTCaagcaccaaaaaaaaaaaaaaaagaaagaaaaaataaatttggTTTTCAAAGTTCGAAGAGATAAATGCATGGAAACCTAATTGGAATTTTGTGTTGAAAAGAAAGTTTGAAAACCATTCGATGGAATGACCTACTAGTGAGAACGAAGAAAGGGAGAAAATCTAGTtcaaagatgaaaaaaaaaactaacatcCTTGTGCACAGAACAAATAAGAAGAAGAGATTTTCGATTTCTGAGTAGTAGCTAGATGATTCAAATTACCAACTGAAAAAAAGAGAGACATTTTAAGGTAAAAAAGTCAACTCGATCCAATCTTATAAATCAAATCGAAATATTGGATTGATTCATGTTGGATTAATCAATTTAGTTGATTGGTCTCATTCAAATTGTgaatagattttttttattatattttaaattataaattacatTACTCGACTACTCAAATATTAGCACAAATAGATAGAATTATGAACAAACTCAATTTTAATATATAGTCCTCTCTTTATAGCGTGGATGTAAAGTAGATGTGCTTATCCCTCCGTCGCCAAGCTAATGGTCTAATATTTAGATGGGTTATAGGtccaatttgcaataaaatttcCAGATAAACAGGTTGGAAaaatcataattctaactaatccCATTAATTATGACCTTGACCTTAGTCA carries:
- the LOC110659374 gene encoding histone H1, which encodes MVDDKEPEVAAAAVEEAPATEEETKPTEKPVKEKKPRVPKEKKPKQPKTASHPPYFQMIKEALLALNEKSGGSSPYAIAKYMEEKHKAVLPANFKKILALQLKNATSRGKLIKIKASYKLSEAGKKEKSTGKMPKAKGKAEKKAKETNTKATTTPTRKTRSVNKSEAAKKPAAKRVGTKKAKKSTPAKPKQPKSIKSPTAKRMKKTAGATAS